Proteins found in one Anabas testudineus chromosome 1, fAnaTes1.2, whole genome shotgun sequence genomic segment:
- the sh3gl2a gene encoding SH3 domain containing GRB2 like 2a, endophilin A1 isoform X3 — translation MSVAGLKKQFHKATQRVSEKVGGAEGTKLDEDFTEMEKRVDITSRAVLDIMTKTTEYLQPNPATRAKMSMMNSMSRIRGQEKGPGYTQTETILGESMQRFGRELGEDSTFGLALIDAGEAMHELGEVKDALDMEVKQNFIDPLQILHEKDLKEIQHHLKKLEGRRLDFDYKKKRQGKVTEDEIKQALEKFDDSKEIAELSMFNLLESDIEQVSQLAALVHAQVQYHSRAAEILTQLSSKIDERIREISNKPRKEFAPKPRTSLDFSISENHNGGLHGARSPGAKSPARSPAPMDQPCCRALYDFDPENEGELGFKEGDIITLTNKIDENWYEGMLHGNSGFFPINYVDILVPLPH, via the exons aggGTGAGCGAGAAAGTTGGAGGAGCAGAAGGAACGAAGCTCGATGAGGACTTCACTGAAATGGAAAAG AGGGTGGACATCACCAGTCGGGCAGTGCTGGACATCATGACCAAGACCACTGAGTATCTGCAGCCAAACCCAG CCACCAGAGCCAAGATGAGCATGATGAACTCCATGTCACGTATCCGGGGTCAGGAGAAGGGGCCAGGCTACACGCAGACCGAGACCATCCTGGGAGAGTCCATGCAGAGGTTTGGCAGGGAGCTCGGAGAGGACTCTACCTTCG GCCTGGCCCTAATCGATGCTGGGGAAGCCATGCATGAGCTGGGAGAGGTTAAGGATGCTCTGGACATGGAGGTCAAGCAGAACTTCATTGATCCACTGCAGATTCTCCATGAAAAAGACCTCAAGGAGATTCAA cATCACCTAAAGAAATTAGAGGGTCGTCGTCTGGACTTTGATTATAAGAAGAAACGTCAGGGCAAAGTGACGGAAGACGAGATCAAACAAGCGCTGGAGAAATTTGACGACTCCAAGGAGATTGCTGAACTGAGCATGTTCAACCTGTTGGAGAGTGAT ATTGAACAGGTGAGCCAGCTCGCTGCTCTGGTCCACGCTCAGGTGCAGTACCACAGCCGGGCTGCGGAGATCCTCACACAGCTCTCCAGTAAAATTGACGAACG GATAAGAGAAATTTCTAACAAGCCGAGGAAAGAGTTTGCACCTAAACCACGTACATCTCTGGACTTCTCCATCAGTGAGAATCACAATGGAGGCCTCCACGGCGCTCGCTCTCCAG GGGCGAAGTCTCCAG CAAGGTCTCCAG CTCCTATGGACCAGCCTTGCTGTCGTGCACTGTACGATTTTGACCCTGAAAACGAAGGTGAGCTAGGATTCAAGGAAGGCGATATTATCACCCTGACCAATAAGATTGATGAAAACTGGTACGAGGGGATGCTGCATGGCAACTCGGGCTTCTTCCCCATCAACTACGTGGATATCCTGGTGCCACTGCCGCATTAG
- the sh3gl2a gene encoding SH3 domain containing GRB2 like 2a, endophilin A1 isoform X5 codes for MSVAGLKKQFHKATQRVSEKVGGAEGTKLDEDFTEMEKRVDITSRAVLDIMTKTTEYLQPNPATRAKMSMMNSMSRIRGQEKGPGYTQTETILGESMQRFGRELGEDSTFGLALIDAGEAMHELGEVKDALDMEVKQNFIDPLQILHEKDLKEIQHHLKKLEGRRLDFDYKKKRQGKVTEDEIKQALEKFDDSKEIAELSMFNLLESDIEQVSQLAALVHAQVQYHSRAAEILTQLSSKIDERIREISNKPRKEFAPKPRTSLDFSISENHNGGLHGARSPARSPAPMDQPCCRALYDFDPENEGELGFKEGDIITLTNKIDENWYEGMLHGNSGFFPINYVDILVPLPH; via the exons aggGTGAGCGAGAAAGTTGGAGGAGCAGAAGGAACGAAGCTCGATGAGGACTTCACTGAAATGGAAAAG AGGGTGGACATCACCAGTCGGGCAGTGCTGGACATCATGACCAAGACCACTGAGTATCTGCAGCCAAACCCAG CCACCAGAGCCAAGATGAGCATGATGAACTCCATGTCACGTATCCGGGGTCAGGAGAAGGGGCCAGGCTACACGCAGACCGAGACCATCCTGGGAGAGTCCATGCAGAGGTTTGGCAGGGAGCTCGGAGAGGACTCTACCTTCG GCCTGGCCCTAATCGATGCTGGGGAAGCCATGCATGAGCTGGGAGAGGTTAAGGATGCTCTGGACATGGAGGTCAAGCAGAACTTCATTGATCCACTGCAGATTCTCCATGAAAAAGACCTCAAGGAGATTCAA cATCACCTAAAGAAATTAGAGGGTCGTCGTCTGGACTTTGATTATAAGAAGAAACGTCAGGGCAAAGTGACGGAAGACGAGATCAAACAAGCGCTGGAGAAATTTGACGACTCCAAGGAGATTGCTGAACTGAGCATGTTCAACCTGTTGGAGAGTGAT ATTGAACAGGTGAGCCAGCTCGCTGCTCTGGTCCACGCTCAGGTGCAGTACCACAGCCGGGCTGCGGAGATCCTCACACAGCTCTCCAGTAAAATTGACGAACG GATAAGAGAAATTTCTAACAAGCCGAGGAAAGAGTTTGCACCTAAACCACGTACATCTCTGGACTTCTCCATCAGTGAGAATCACAATGGAGGCCTCCACGGCGCTCGCTCTCCAG CAAGATCCCCAG CTCCTATGGACCAGCCTTGCTGTCGTGCACTGTACGATTTTGACCCTGAAAACGAAGGTGAGCTAGGATTCAAGGAAGGCGATATTATCACCCTGACCAATAAGATTGATGAAAACTGGTACGAGGGGATGCTGCATGGCAACTCGGGCTTCTTCCCCATCAACTACGTGGATATCCTGGTGCCACTGCCGCATTAG
- the sh3gl2a gene encoding SH3 domain containing GRB2 like 2a, endophilin A1 isoform X6, translated as MSVAGLKKQFHKATQRVSEKVGGAEGTKLDEDFTEMEKRVDITSRAVLDIMTKTTEYLQPNPATRAKMSMMNSMSRIRGQEKGPGYTQTETILGESMQRFGRELGEDSTFGLALIDAGEAMHELGEVKDALDMEVKQNFIDPLQILHEKDLKEIQHHLKKLEGRRLDFDYKKKRQGKVTEDEIKQALEKFDDSKEIAELSMFNLLESDIEQVSQLAALVHAQVQYHSRAAEILTQLSSKIDERIREISNKPRKEFAPKPRTSLDFSISENHNGGLHGARSPAPMDQPCCRALYDFDPENEGELGFKEGDIITLTNKIDENWYEGMLHGNSGFFPINYVDILVPLPH; from the exons aggGTGAGCGAGAAAGTTGGAGGAGCAGAAGGAACGAAGCTCGATGAGGACTTCACTGAAATGGAAAAG AGGGTGGACATCACCAGTCGGGCAGTGCTGGACATCATGACCAAGACCACTGAGTATCTGCAGCCAAACCCAG CCACCAGAGCCAAGATGAGCATGATGAACTCCATGTCACGTATCCGGGGTCAGGAGAAGGGGCCAGGCTACACGCAGACCGAGACCATCCTGGGAGAGTCCATGCAGAGGTTTGGCAGGGAGCTCGGAGAGGACTCTACCTTCG GCCTGGCCCTAATCGATGCTGGGGAAGCCATGCATGAGCTGGGAGAGGTTAAGGATGCTCTGGACATGGAGGTCAAGCAGAACTTCATTGATCCACTGCAGATTCTCCATGAAAAAGACCTCAAGGAGATTCAA cATCACCTAAAGAAATTAGAGGGTCGTCGTCTGGACTTTGATTATAAGAAGAAACGTCAGGGCAAAGTGACGGAAGACGAGATCAAACAAGCGCTGGAGAAATTTGACGACTCCAAGGAGATTGCTGAACTGAGCATGTTCAACCTGTTGGAGAGTGAT ATTGAACAGGTGAGCCAGCTCGCTGCTCTGGTCCACGCTCAGGTGCAGTACCACAGCCGGGCTGCGGAGATCCTCACACAGCTCTCCAGTAAAATTGACGAACG GATAAGAGAAATTTCTAACAAGCCGAGGAAAGAGTTTGCACCTAAACCACGTACATCTCTGGACTTCTCCATCAGTGAGAATCACAATGGAGGCCTCCACGGCGCTCGCTCTCCAG CTCCTATGGACCAGCCTTGCTGTCGTGCACTGTACGATTTTGACCCTGAAAACGAAGGTGAGCTAGGATTCAAGGAAGGCGATATTATCACCCTGACCAATAAGATTGATGAAAACTGGTACGAGGGGATGCTGCATGGCAACTCGGGCTTCTTCCCCATCAACTACGTGGATATCCTGGTGCCACTGCCGCATTAG
- the sh3gl2a gene encoding SH3 domain containing GRB2 like 2a, endophilin A1 isoform X2: MSVAGLKKQFHKATQRVSEKVGGAEGTKLDEDFTEMEKRVDITSRAVLDIMTKTTEYLQPNPATRAKMSMMNSMSRIRGQEKGPGYTQTETILGESMQRFGRELGEDSTFGLALIDAGEAMHELGEVKDALDMEVKQNFIDPLQILHEKDLKEIQHHLKKLEGRRLDFDYKKKRQGKVTEDEIKQALEKFDDSKEIAELSMFNLLESDIEQVSQLAALVHAQVQYHSRAAEILTQLSSKIDERIREISNKPRKEFAPKPRTSLDFSISENHNGGLHGARSPGAKSPARSPAPMDQPCCRALYDFDPENEGELGFKEGDIITLTNKIDENWYEGMLHGNSGFFPINYVDILVPLPH; encoded by the exons aggGTGAGCGAGAAAGTTGGAGGAGCAGAAGGAACGAAGCTCGATGAGGACTTCACTGAAATGGAAAAG AGGGTGGACATCACCAGTCGGGCAGTGCTGGACATCATGACCAAGACCACTGAGTATCTGCAGCCAAACCCAG CCACCAGAGCCAAGATGAGCATGATGAACTCCATGTCACGTATCCGGGGTCAGGAGAAGGGGCCAGGCTACACGCAGACCGAGACCATCCTGGGAGAGTCCATGCAGAGGTTTGGCAGGGAGCTCGGAGAGGACTCTACCTTCG GCCTGGCCCTAATCGATGCTGGGGAAGCCATGCATGAGCTGGGAGAGGTTAAGGATGCTCTGGACATGGAGGTCAAGCAGAACTTCATTGATCCACTGCAGATTCTCCATGAAAAAGACCTCAAGGAGATTCAA cATCACCTAAAGAAATTAGAGGGTCGTCGTCTGGACTTTGATTATAAGAAGAAACGTCAGGGCAAAGTGACGGAAGACGAGATCAAACAAGCGCTGGAGAAATTTGACGACTCCAAGGAGATTGCTGAACTGAGCATGTTCAACCTGTTGGAGAGTGAT ATTGAACAGGTGAGCCAGCTCGCTGCTCTGGTCCACGCTCAGGTGCAGTACCACAGCCGGGCTGCGGAGATCCTCACACAGCTCTCCAGTAAAATTGACGAACG GATAAGAGAAATTTCTAACAAGCCGAGGAAAGAGTTTGCACCTAAACCACGTACATCTCTGGACTTCTCCATCAGTGAGAATCACAATGGAGGCCTCCACGGCGCTCGCTCTCCAG GGGCGAAGTCTCCAG CAAGATCCCCAG CTCCTATGGACCAGCCTTGCTGTCGTGCACTGTACGATTTTGACCCTGAAAACGAAGGTGAGCTAGGATTCAAGGAAGGCGATATTATCACCCTGACCAATAAGATTGATGAAAACTGGTACGAGGGGATGCTGCATGGCAACTCGGGCTTCTTCCCCATCAACTACGTGGATATCCTGGTGCCACTGCCGCATTAG
- the sh3gl2a gene encoding SH3 domain containing GRB2 like 2a, endophilin A1 isoform X1 translates to MSVAGLKKQFHKATQRVSEKVGGAEGTKLDEDFTEMEKRVDITSRAVLDIMTKTTEYLQPNPATRAKMSMMNSMSRIRGQEKGPGYTQTETILGESMQRFGRELGEDSTFGLALIDAGEAMHELGEVKDALDMEVKQNFIDPLQILHEKDLKEIQHHLKKLEGRRLDFDYKKKRQGKVTEDEIKQALEKFDDSKEIAELSMFNLLESDIEQVSQLAALVHAQVQYHSRAAEILTQLSSKIDERIREISNKPRKEFAPKPRTSLDFSISENHNGGLHGARSPGAKSPARSPARSPAPMDQPCCRALYDFDPENEGELGFKEGDIITLTNKIDENWYEGMLHGNSGFFPINYVDILVPLPH, encoded by the exons aggGTGAGCGAGAAAGTTGGAGGAGCAGAAGGAACGAAGCTCGATGAGGACTTCACTGAAATGGAAAAG AGGGTGGACATCACCAGTCGGGCAGTGCTGGACATCATGACCAAGACCACTGAGTATCTGCAGCCAAACCCAG CCACCAGAGCCAAGATGAGCATGATGAACTCCATGTCACGTATCCGGGGTCAGGAGAAGGGGCCAGGCTACACGCAGACCGAGACCATCCTGGGAGAGTCCATGCAGAGGTTTGGCAGGGAGCTCGGAGAGGACTCTACCTTCG GCCTGGCCCTAATCGATGCTGGGGAAGCCATGCATGAGCTGGGAGAGGTTAAGGATGCTCTGGACATGGAGGTCAAGCAGAACTTCATTGATCCACTGCAGATTCTCCATGAAAAAGACCTCAAGGAGATTCAA cATCACCTAAAGAAATTAGAGGGTCGTCGTCTGGACTTTGATTATAAGAAGAAACGTCAGGGCAAAGTGACGGAAGACGAGATCAAACAAGCGCTGGAGAAATTTGACGACTCCAAGGAGATTGCTGAACTGAGCATGTTCAACCTGTTGGAGAGTGAT ATTGAACAGGTGAGCCAGCTCGCTGCTCTGGTCCACGCTCAGGTGCAGTACCACAGCCGGGCTGCGGAGATCCTCACACAGCTCTCCAGTAAAATTGACGAACG GATAAGAGAAATTTCTAACAAGCCGAGGAAAGAGTTTGCACCTAAACCACGTACATCTCTGGACTTCTCCATCAGTGAGAATCACAATGGAGGCCTCCACGGCGCTCGCTCTCCAG GGGCGAAGTCTCCAG CAAGATCCCCAG CAAGGTCTCCAG CTCCTATGGACCAGCCTTGCTGTCGTGCACTGTACGATTTTGACCCTGAAAACGAAGGTGAGCTAGGATTCAAGGAAGGCGATATTATCACCCTGACCAATAAGATTGATGAAAACTGGTACGAGGGGATGCTGCATGGCAACTCGGGCTTCTTCCCCATCAACTACGTGGATATCCTGGTGCCACTGCCGCATTAG
- the sh3gl2a gene encoding SH3 domain containing GRB2 like 2a, endophilin A1 isoform X4 codes for MSVAGLKKQFHKATQRVSEKVGGAEGTKLDEDFTEMEKRVDITSRAVLDIMTKTTEYLQPNPATRAKMSMMNSMSRIRGQEKGPGYTQTETILGESMQRFGRELGEDSTFGLALIDAGEAMHELGEVKDALDMEVKQNFIDPLQILHEKDLKEIQHHLKKLEGRRLDFDYKKKRQGKVTEDEIKQALEKFDDSKEIAELSMFNLLESDIEQVSQLAALVHAQVQYHSRAAEILTQLSSKIDERIREISNKPRKEFAPKPRTSLDFSISENHNGGLHGARSPARSPAPMDQPCCRALYDFDPENEGELGFKEGDIITLTNKIDENWYEGMLHGNSGFFPINYVDILVPLPH; via the exons aggGTGAGCGAGAAAGTTGGAGGAGCAGAAGGAACGAAGCTCGATGAGGACTTCACTGAAATGGAAAAG AGGGTGGACATCACCAGTCGGGCAGTGCTGGACATCATGACCAAGACCACTGAGTATCTGCAGCCAAACCCAG CCACCAGAGCCAAGATGAGCATGATGAACTCCATGTCACGTATCCGGGGTCAGGAGAAGGGGCCAGGCTACACGCAGACCGAGACCATCCTGGGAGAGTCCATGCAGAGGTTTGGCAGGGAGCTCGGAGAGGACTCTACCTTCG GCCTGGCCCTAATCGATGCTGGGGAAGCCATGCATGAGCTGGGAGAGGTTAAGGATGCTCTGGACATGGAGGTCAAGCAGAACTTCATTGATCCACTGCAGATTCTCCATGAAAAAGACCTCAAGGAGATTCAA cATCACCTAAAGAAATTAGAGGGTCGTCGTCTGGACTTTGATTATAAGAAGAAACGTCAGGGCAAAGTGACGGAAGACGAGATCAAACAAGCGCTGGAGAAATTTGACGACTCCAAGGAGATTGCTGAACTGAGCATGTTCAACCTGTTGGAGAGTGAT ATTGAACAGGTGAGCCAGCTCGCTGCTCTGGTCCACGCTCAGGTGCAGTACCACAGCCGGGCTGCGGAGATCCTCACACAGCTCTCCAGTAAAATTGACGAACG GATAAGAGAAATTTCTAACAAGCCGAGGAAAGAGTTTGCACCTAAACCACGTACATCTCTGGACTTCTCCATCAGTGAGAATCACAATGGAGGCCTCCACGGCGCTCGCTCTCCAG CAAGGTCTCCAG CTCCTATGGACCAGCCTTGCTGTCGTGCACTGTACGATTTTGACCCTGAAAACGAAGGTGAGCTAGGATTCAAGGAAGGCGATATTATCACCCTGACCAATAAGATTGATGAAAACTGGTACGAGGGGATGCTGCATGGCAACTCGGGCTTCTTCCCCATCAACTACGTGGATATCCTGGTGCCACTGCCGCATTAG